A genomic region of Fundidesulfovibrio terrae contains the following coding sequences:
- a CDS encoding pyridoxal-phosphate-dependent aminotransferase family protein codes for MLNKQRLLTPGPTPLPEEVRLAMARDMVHHRKPAFLPVMQDVRAGLKYLFGTSQEVMPLSCSGTGAMAAAVTNLFAPGEKILCIEGGKFGERWGEICDMHGQVAVRMPVEWGTAVDPEAVRAALDADPGIKGVCVQASETSTGVLHPVKELAQVTGGIGGRDVLLVVDGISAVGISPCPMDEWELDCLLTGSQKGLMLPPGLAFIACSDKAWAKCAKVRPSNFYFQLMGEREKIAKNQTMFTSSVGLLVGLRESLKLFQEFGLENLFRKQWALTMMARAGAAAMGLELLAKDRFTWGLTAIRMPLGVDGSAVVKAAANDYGVVLAAGQGHMKDQVVRLGHMGHVDFGDVLAGLAAFRAAFTASGGFVGCPDVLEQAMNAYAKAMESGPPAK; via the coding sequence ATGCTCAACAAACAAAGACTGCTCACTCCCGGCCCCACGCCCCTGCCCGAAGAGGTGCGCCTGGCCATGGCCCGGGACATGGTCCACCACCGCAAGCCCGCCTTCCTGCCCGTGATGCAGGACGTGCGCGCCGGGCTCAAATACCTGTTCGGGACCTCCCAGGAAGTCATGCCCCTGTCGTGCTCCGGCACCGGGGCCATGGCCGCCGCCGTCACCAACCTGTTCGCCCCCGGCGAGAAGATTCTGTGCATCGAGGGCGGCAAGTTCGGCGAGCGCTGGGGAGAAATCTGCGACATGCACGGCCAGGTGGCCGTACGCATGCCCGTGGAGTGGGGCACCGCCGTGGACCCCGAGGCCGTGCGCGCGGCTCTCGACGCCGACCCCGGGATCAAGGGCGTGTGCGTGCAGGCCTCCGAGACTTCTACGGGCGTCCTGCACCCGGTGAAGGAGCTGGCCCAGGTCACCGGGGGGATCGGGGGGCGCGACGTGCTCCTGGTGGTGGACGGCATCTCGGCCGTGGGCATTTCCCCATGCCCCATGGACGAATGGGAGCTGGACTGCCTGCTCACGGGCTCCCAGAAAGGGCTCATGCTGCCGCCTGGCTTGGCCTTCATCGCCTGCTCGGACAAGGCCTGGGCCAAGTGCGCCAAGGTCCGGCCGTCCAACTTCTATTTCCAGCTTATGGGCGAGCGCGAGAAGATCGCCAAGAACCAGACCATGTTCACCTCCTCGGTGGGCCTTCTGGTGGGCCTGCGCGAGAGTTTGAAGCTCTTTCAGGAGTTCGGCCTGGAGAACCTCTTCCGCAAGCAGTGGGCCCTGACCATGATGGCCCGGGCTGGGGCTGCGGCCATGGGCCTGGAACTCTTGGCCAAGGACCGTTTCACCTGGGGGCTCACGGCCATCCGCATGCCGCTGGGCGTGGACGGCTCGGCCGTGGTCAAGGCCGCCGCCAATGATTATGGAGTGGTACTGGCCGCCGGGCAGGGTCATATGAAGGACCAGGTGGTGCGCCTGGGCCACATGGGCCATGTGGATTTCGGCGACGTGCTGGCCGGGCTCGCCGCCTTCCGGGCCGCGTTCACGGCCTCGGGCGGCTTCGTGGGCTGCCCGGACGTGCTGGAGCAGGCCATGAACGCCTACGCCAAGGCCATGGAATCCGGCCCGCCGGCCAAGTAG
- a CDS encoding HAD family hydrolase, protein MSARAVIFDLDGTLLDTLEDLADAGNNVLAALGYPTHPMESYKQFVGDGVAMLVRRALPEDAQHDFDRALERMREEYATHWKVKTRPYPGIAEMLDALVAKGVPLSVLSNKPDKFCQLTMEHFFSRWPWAAVMGESEKYPRKPDPTGAKAIAEKLGIPPGDFLFLGDSPMDVKCALGAGMTPVGATWGFRERATLEAAGGKVFIDRPQELLRLI, encoded by the coding sequence ATGTCTGCCCGTGCCGTGATTTTTGACTTGGACGGAACCCTGCTGGACACCCTGGAAGACTTGGCCGACGCGGGCAACAACGTCCTGGCCGCGCTGGGCTATCCCACGCACCCCATGGAAAGCTACAAGCAGTTCGTGGGCGACGGGGTAGCCATGCTCGTGCGCCGCGCCCTGCCCGAAGACGCCCAGCACGACTTCGACCGGGCTCTCGAGCGCATGCGCGAGGAATACGCCACCCACTGGAAGGTGAAGACCCGCCCCTACCCTGGCATCGCCGAGATGCTGGATGCGCTGGTGGCGAAGGGGGTGCCGCTCAGCGTGCTGTCGAACAAGCCCGACAAGTTCTGCCAGCTGACCATGGAGCACTTCTTTTCGCGCTGGCCCTGGGCCGCCGTGATGGGCGAGTCGGAAAAATACCCGCGCAAGCCCGATCCCACGGGGGCGAAAGCCATCGCCGAAAAGCTCGGCATCCCGCCGGGGGATTTTTTGTTTTTGGGCGATTCGCCCATGGACGTGAAGTGTGCGCTGGGCGCGGGGATGACGCCGGTGGGGGCCACCTGGGGGTTTAGGGAGCGGGCGACGCTTGAGGCAGCCGGAGGAAAGGTGTTCATTGACCGGCCGCAGGAGCTGTTGAGGCTAATATAA
- the trpA gene encoding tryptophan synthase subunit alpha: MAMSILTERIQAANASGRKAVIPYLPAGFPDGARFWDEIAALDSGGADVIEIGVPFSDPVADGPVVEKASLDCLTRGVNLAWILSELQKRKGGFKAGIVLMGYYNPFLQYGLEKLGRDCAAAGVAGLIIPDLPIEEMGPIRAALEGTGVELVCLIGLNTPKERLAMYAEAARGFVYFVSVLGTTGVRESLPQEVLAKLGEVRPLFKVPVALGFGISRPEQVAPFGDLIDAVVIGSALIKMIDAGGDAAKFMGGWLSGGK; this comes from the coding sequence ATAGCAATGTCCATTCTTACAGAGCGCATACAGGCCGCCAACGCATCCGGCCGCAAGGCCGTCATCCCCTACCTGCCCGCCGGTTTCCCGGACGGCGCCCGCTTCTGGGACGAAATCGCCGCCCTGGACTCCGGAGGGGCCGACGTGATCGAGATCGGCGTGCCCTTCTCCGATCCGGTGGCCGACGGCCCTGTGGTGGAGAAGGCCAGCCTGGACTGCCTTACGCGCGGCGTGAACCTGGCCTGGATCCTTTCCGAGCTTCAAAAGCGCAAGGGCGGATTCAAGGCCGGTATCGTGCTCATGGGCTATTACAACCCCTTCCTGCAGTACGGCCTGGAAAAGCTCGGGCGCGACTGCGCCGCCGCCGGAGTGGCCGGGCTCATCATCCCGGACCTGCCCATCGAAGAGATGGGGCCCATCCGCGCGGCGCTCGAAGGCACGGGCGTGGAACTCGTCTGCCTGATCGGGCTGAACACTCCCAAGGAACGCCTGGCCATGTATGCCGAGGCGGCCAGGGGCTTCGTGTACTTCGTGTCCGTGCTGGGCACCACGGGCGTGCGCGAGAGCCTGCCCCAGGAGGTGCTGGCCAAGCTCGGCGAGGTGCGCCCCCTGTTCAAGGTGCCCGTCGCCCTGGGTTTCGGCATCTCGCGCCCGGAGCAGGTGGCCCCCTTCGGGGACCTGATCGACGCGGTGGTCATCGGCTCGGCGCTGATCAAGATGATCGACGCGGGCGGCGACGCGGCCAAGTTCATGGGAGGCTGGCTAAGCGGCGGCAAGTAG
- the pyk gene encoding pyruvate kinase — translation MTTKIIATLGPASMSRESIKALALAGASIFRLNFSHSVAADFEPIIKIIRDVESELGKPLTALGDLCGPKTRIGEIENAPRQVDKGQILRLGLPGENPGQEGLFVPLDVPALLAGLEPGMPVNLSDGMLQFTVTRAVKQDRLYEMVALNAGVLSSRKGIAFPGKHHSLPALTEKDIKDLHEGLEIGLNAVAISFVQNGEDIRHIKNEIKKHDVWVPVVAKLERQNAVDRLDEILALTDVVMVARGDLGTECPIAELPIIQKKIIRACRHAQKPAIVATQMLLSMVKNPIPTRAESTDVANAIMDGADCVMLSEETAVGDFPVKAVEYMREISDNAVDYYLERIQGPYAPKREKNPAKYLAYAACILADNAESKALVSHSLSGSTARLLSSRRPNLPIYALTPDERVIHYMNFVWGVQPRIIEATNESHMKRAEKFVAECEDFKHGESVAITAGQPTPGQTERFTNQIKLYYK, via the coding sequence ATGACCACCAAGATAATCGCCACCCTGGGCCCGGCCTCCATGTCGCGCGAATCCATCAAGGCGCTGGCCCTGGCCGGCGCCAGCATCTTCAGGCTGAACTTCTCCCATTCCGTGGCCGCGGACTTCGAGCCCATCATCAAGATCATCCGGGACGTGGAGTCGGAACTGGGCAAGCCGCTCACCGCCCTGGGCGACCTGTGCGGCCCCAAGACCCGCATCGGCGAGATCGAGAACGCCCCCCGCCAGGTGGACAAGGGGCAGATCCTGCGCCTTGGCCTGCCGGGTGAAAACCCGGGCCAGGAAGGGCTCTTCGTGCCGCTGGACGTGCCCGCGCTGCTGGCCGGACTCGAGCCGGGCATGCCAGTGAACCTCTCCGACGGCATGCTCCAGTTCACCGTCACCCGGGCCGTCAAGCAGGACCGCCTCTACGAGATGGTGGCCCTGAACGCGGGCGTGCTCTCCTCGCGCAAGGGCATCGCCTTCCCCGGCAAGCACCACTCCCTGCCCGCCCTCACCGAAAAGGACATCAAGGACCTGCACGAGGGCCTGGAAATTGGGCTCAACGCCGTGGCCATCTCCTTCGTGCAGAACGGCGAGGACATCCGCCACATCAAGAACGAGATAAAAAAGCACGACGTCTGGGTGCCGGTGGTGGCCAAGCTGGAGCGCCAGAACGCCGTGGACCGCCTGGACGAGATCCTGGCCCTCACCGACGTGGTCATGGTGGCCCGGGGCGACCTGGGCACCGAATGCCCCATCGCGGAGCTCCCCATCATCCAGAAGAAGATCATCCGGGCCTGCCGCCACGCCCAGAAACCGGCCATCGTGGCCACCCAGATGCTCCTCTCCATGGTCAAGAACCCCATCCCCACCCGGGCCGAATCCACCGACGTGGCCAACGCCATCATGGACGGGGCCGACTGCGTCATGCTCTCCGAGGAGACCGCCGTGGGCGATTTCCCGGTCAAGGCCGTGGAGTACATGCGCGAAATCTCCGACAACGCCGTGGACTACTACCTGGAGCGCATCCAGGGGCCGTATGCGCCGAAAAGGGAAAAGAATCCCGCCAAGTACCTGGCCTACGCCGCCTGCATCCTGGCCGACAACGCCGAGTCCAAGGCCCTGGTGAGCCACTCGCTCTCGGGCTCCACGGCGCGGCTACTGTCCTCGCGCCGCCCCAACCTGCCCATCTACGCCCTCACGCCCGACGAGCGGGTCATCCACTACATGAACTTCGTCTGGGGCGTGCAGCCCAGGATCATCGAGGCCACCAACGAGAGCCACATGAAGCGCGCCGAGAAGTTCGTGGCCGAATGCGAGGATTTCAAGCATGGCGAGTCCGTGGCCATCACCGCCGGCCAGCCCACCCCGGGCCAGACCGAGCGGTTCACCAACCAGATCAAGCTGTATTACAAGTAG
- a CDS encoding DUF1844 domain-containing protein yields MNQDNKCGDCPDGQADYAGICLPQVEFTTFVYSLASAAMVHLGEMPEPESGQVAVNIPLAKHTIDTLAMLEEKTKGNLTADEAKQVADILGHLRMLCVRKNG; encoded by the coding sequence ATGAACCAGGACAACAAGTGCGGCGACTGCCCCGACGGGCAGGCCGACTACGCCGGAATCTGTCTGCCCCAGGTGGAGTTCACCACCTTCGTCTATTCCCTGGCCTCGGCGGCCATGGTGCACCTGGGCGAGATGCCCGAGCCCGAGTCCGGCCAGGTGGCCGTGAACATCCCCCTGGCCAAGCACACCATCGACACCCTGGCCATGCTGGAAGAGAAGACCAAGGGCAATCTGACCGCGGACGAGGCCAAGCAGGTGGCCGACATCCTGGGGCACCTGCGCATGCTGTGCGTGCGCAAGAACGGCTGA
- a CDS encoding L-2-amino-thiazoline-4-carboxylic acid hydrolase, translated as MNITLLEQRLVEANIFRAMYATLSETLGQQAALGAVIQAAKSLAAQAGRAFAACAPPEDGGPGFEHFKTVLELWSGTGALTIENVRADGKELSFEVTRCTYVEKYREMGLPEELVATISCCRDEPFAKAYSGHISMARSDTIGEGADRCRFRFTWRD; from the coding sequence ATGAACATTACTCTTCTGGAACAGAGGCTCGTGGAAGCGAACATCTTCCGGGCCATGTACGCAACCCTGTCCGAAACGCTGGGCCAACAGGCCGCCCTGGGGGCGGTGATCCAGGCCGCGAAATCCCTGGCCGCCCAGGCCGGGCGAGCCTTCGCCGCCTGCGCCCCGCCGGAGGACGGCGGCCCCGGTTTCGAACACTTCAAGACCGTGCTCGAACTGTGGAGCGGAACCGGGGCGCTCACGATCGAAAACGTCCGCGCCGACGGGAAGGAGCTCTCCTTCGAGGTGACCCGCTGCACCTACGTGGAGAAATACCGCGAGATGGGACTGCCCGAGGAGCTTGTCGCGACCATCTCCTGCTGCCGCGACGAGCCCTTCGCCAAGGCCTACAGCGGACACATCTCCATGGCGCGCTCGGATACCATCGGAGAAGGGGCCGACCGCTGCCGCTTCCGATTCACCTGGAGGGATTGA
- a CDS encoding EAL and HDOD domain-containing protein encodes MDSAEYKAKGEGFQEQVFVARQPIFDTKMKVWGYELLYRHAGEAGEASFADGDMATSQVIADGVTLGRTGLAPGEKTLVNFPEKLLLAGFGFALPPESCVIEILETVTPSPEILAALGKLKHAGYTLALDDFVGQPEHAPFLEVADIVKVDVLGTPPGDLPRLAAKLGGGKRTLLAEKVEDAAMHLRALDMGFSLFQGYFFQKPELVQGRKMSSSEMSKLKLLKELADEDFDPGKVSRIIETDLSLSYRLLRYINSASFGRRDAIDSIRQAIMVLGQRNLSKWLQAVLMSDLNPTPKGKELVFLSVRRAKFLELLGRMLREPPARPDALFVLGLFSLLDALLGQPMDEIIKDLPLTAELAEALKGGQNQARELLTLAEGLEQADWKSVKVVLDALKVPAVTASALQADALRFAGELVRDVCTLPPAKGAGR; translated from the coding sequence ATGGATTCCGCTGAATACAAGGCAAAAGGCGAAGGCTTTCAGGAGCAGGTGTTCGTGGCCCGCCAGCCCATCTTCGACACGAAGATGAAGGTCTGGGGGTACGAGCTGCTCTACCGCCACGCCGGCGAAGCGGGCGAGGCCAGTTTCGCCGACGGCGACATGGCCACCTCCCAGGTCATTGCCGACGGGGTGACCCTTGGCCGCACCGGGCTTGCGCCTGGCGAGAAGACCCTGGTCAACTTCCCGGAGAAGCTCCTGCTGGCTGGCTTCGGCTTCGCCCTGCCGCCCGAGAGCTGCGTCATCGAGATTCTGGAGACCGTCACCCCCTCGCCCGAAATTCTGGCCGCCCTGGGCAAGCTCAAGCACGCGGGCTACACCCTGGCCCTGGACGACTTCGTGGGCCAGCCCGAGCACGCCCCGTTTTTGGAAGTGGCCGACATCGTCAAGGTGGACGTGCTGGGCACGCCGCCCGGCGACCTGCCCAGGCTGGCAGCCAAGCTCGGCGGGGGCAAGAGGACGCTTCTGGCCGAGAAGGTCGAGGACGCGGCCATGCACCTGCGGGCCCTGGACATGGGCTTCTCGCTCTTCCAGGGGTACTTCTTCCAGAAGCCCGAGCTGGTGCAGGGCCGCAAGATGTCCAGCTCGGAGATGAGCAAGCTCAAGCTCTTGAAGGAGCTGGCCGACGAGGATTTCGACCCGGGCAAGGTCTCCCGGATCATCGAGACGGACCTGTCGCTCTCCTACCGGCTGCTGCGCTACATCAATTCGGCCTCGTTCGGGCGTCGCGACGCCATCGACTCCATCCGCCAGGCCATCATGGTGCTGGGGCAGCGCAACCTCTCCAAGTGGCTCCAGGCCGTGCTCATGAGCGACCTGAACCCCACGCCCAAGGGCAAGGAACTGGTGTTTTTGTCCGTGCGCCGGGCCAAGTTCCTGGAGCTTCTGGGCCGCATGCTGCGTGAGCCTCCGGCCCGCCCGGACGCCCTTTTCGTGCTGGGGCTTTTCTCGCTGCTCGATGCGCTGCTGGGCCAGCCCATGGACGAGATCATAAAGGACCTTCCCCTGACAGCGGAGCTGGCTGAAGCCCTCAAGGGCGGGCAGAACCAGGCACGGGAGCTCCTGACCCTGGCCGAGGGCCTGGAGCAGGCCGACTGGAAGAGCGTCAAGGTCGTTCTGGACGCGCTCAAGGTTCCGGCCGTCACCGCCTCGGCCCTGCAGGCCGACGCCCTGCGCTTCGCCGGGGAGCTCGTGCGCGACGTGTGCACGCTTCCACCCGCCAAAGGCGCGGGACGGTAG
- a CDS encoding EamA family transporter: protein MWVFLMLIAAFSQAVKDLYLKRSVAGVEAPVVVWSYCLTTTLFLAPLALREGIPALDAGFWTALAVTGPLASVTLSCYVLALESSDLSLAAPMLTATPLFLLATSPIMLGETPDPAGIVGIVCIVGGSYVLNLGHARSGLLGPFRALMRDKGARLMLLVAFLWSVSANIDKIGLLHSSPLFWIMCAFGFTTVCLTPIVWMLSKRGFGQVRHKPLELAATGFLEAVTCTVQMYSLTVAIVPYVIAVKRMSAVFAVLLGWLILGEGQVRERLSGAALMVLGVFLIALLG from the coding sequence ATGTGGGTTTTTCTCATGCTGATCGCGGCCTTCAGCCAGGCCGTGAAGGATCTGTACCTGAAGCGCAGCGTCGCGGGGGTGGAAGCCCCGGTGGTGGTCTGGTCCTATTGCCTGACCACCACGCTCTTCCTTGCGCCCCTGGCCCTGCGGGAGGGAATCCCCGCCCTGGACGCGGGCTTCTGGACGGCTCTCGCGGTCACGGGGCCGCTCGCGTCGGTCACGCTCTCCTGCTACGTGCTGGCGCTGGAGTCGTCCGACCTTTCCCTGGCAGCGCCCATGCTCACGGCCACGCCGCTGTTTCTTCTGGCCACCTCGCCCATCATGCTGGGCGAGACCCCAGACCCGGCCGGGATCGTGGGCATCGTGTGCATCGTGGGCGGGTCGTACGTGTTGAACCTGGGCCATGCGCGTAGCGGGCTGCTGGGGCCTTTCCGGGCGCTGATGCGGGACAAGGGCGCGCGGCTCATGCTCCTGGTGGCCTTTCTGTGGTCGGTGTCGGCCAACATAGACAAGATCGGGCTGCTCCATTCATCCCCGCTCTTCTGGATCATGTGCGCCTTCGGCTTCACCACCGTCTGCCTGACCCCCATCGTCTGGATGCTCAGCAAGCGCGGCTTCGGGCAGGTGCGCCACAAGCCGCTGGAACTGGCGGCCACGGGATTCCTCGAGGCCGTGACCTGCACGGTGCAGATGTATTCGCTGACGGTGGCCATCGTGCCCTACGTGATCGCTGTGAAGCGCATGAGCGCCGTGTTCGCGGTGCTCCTGGGCTGGCTGATCCTGGGAGAGGGGCAGGTGCGCGAGCGCCTGTCCGGCGCGGCGCTCATGGTGCTGGGGGTTTTTCTCATCGCGCTTTTGGGCTAG
- a CDS encoding phenylacetate--CoA ligase family protein, which translates to MSTSHRFLPDLSQDELAAKQAAGLNWTLNHAYAGSPAYRRKLAGAGWEPGIELGLEDLPSLPFTTVEDLREGYPLPLLSVPEDQVVRVHASSGTTGKRKVLAYTQADIDTWKHMFARCYELAGLTTLDRVQIAVGYGLWTAGAGFQLGCEHFGAMAVPVGPGNMEIHLQLLEDVKSTVLCSTASMALLMAEEVQKRHLKDKIALKRAIFGAETHSPKMRARFQDMLGIEESFDIVGMTELYGPGTGLECRAHEGVHYWADLYILEILDPETLMPVAPGEVGEMVVTTLKKEAAPLIRYRTRDLTRLIPGRCSCGVSLPRHDKILGRSDDMFIFRGVNIYPGQIAAVIEHFRELGSEFRIHLFRKAGKDQMLLQVERRPEVDAAYDQNLSESVSEELRKQVMVRAWVEVTGQGELPRSFGKTKRVVDDREAGEQA; encoded by the coding sequence ATGTCCACTTCCCATCGCTTCCTTCCAGACCTTTCCCAGGACGAACTGGCCGCCAAACAGGCCGCCGGGCTCAACTGGACCCTCAACCACGCCTACGCCGGCAGCCCGGCCTACCGCAGGAAGCTCGCGGGCGCGGGATGGGAGCCGGGCATCGAGCTCGGCCTTGAGGACCTTCCGAGCCTGCCCTTCACCACCGTGGAGGACCTGCGCGAGGGCTATCCCCTGCCGCTTCTGTCCGTGCCCGAGGACCAAGTGGTGCGCGTGCACGCCTCCAGCGGCACCACGGGCAAGCGCAAGGTGCTGGCCTACACCCAGGCGGACATCGACACCTGGAAGCACATGTTCGCCCGCTGCTACGAGCTGGCCGGACTCACCACCCTGGACCGGGTGCAGATCGCGGTGGGCTACGGCCTGTGGACGGCCGGCGCGGGCTTCCAGCTGGGCTGCGAGCACTTCGGGGCCATGGCCGTGCCCGTGGGCCCCGGGAACATGGAGATACACCTGCAGCTCCTGGAGGACGTGAAGTCCACGGTGCTGTGCTCCACGGCGTCCATGGCGCTGCTCATGGCGGAGGAGGTGCAGAAGCGCCACCTGAAGGACAAGATCGCCCTCAAGCGGGCCATCTTCGGGGCCGAGACCCACTCCCCCAAGATGCGCGCCCGCTTCCAGGACATGCTGGGCATCGAGGAGAGCTTCGACATCGTGGGCATGACAGAGCTCTACGGCCCGGGCACCGGGCTCGAATGCCGGGCCCACGAGGGCGTCCACTACTGGGCGGACCTGTACATCCTGGAGATACTTGATCCGGAGACGCTTATGCCGGTGGCCCCCGGCGAGGTGGGCGAGATGGTGGTGACCACCCTCAAGAAGGAAGCCGCGCCGCTGATCCGCTACCGCACCCGGGATCTGACCCGGCTCATCCCGGGCCGGTGTTCCTGCGGGGTGAGCCTGCCGCGCCACGACAAGATCCTGGGCCGCTCCGACGACATGTTCATCTTCCGTGGCGTGAACATCTACCCCGGCCAGATCGCGGCCGTGATCGAGCATTTTCGGGAGCTGGGCAGCGAGTTCCGCATCCACCTGTTCCGCAAGGCGGGAAAGGACCAGATGCTCCTGCAGGTGGAGCGCCGCCCCGAGGTGGACGCGGCCTACGACCAGAACCTCTCCGAGTCCGTGAGCGAAGAGCTGCGCAAGCAGGTGATGGTGCGGGCCTGGGTGGAGGTGACGGGCCAGGGCGAGCTGCCCCGCAGCTTCGGCAAGACCAAGCGCGTGGTGGACGACCGCGAGGCGGGGGAGCAGGCCTAG
- the argC gene encoding N-acetyl-gamma-glutamyl-phosphate reductase: protein MSRIPVGLVGVTGYTGMELARLLAVHPSLELVRATSRTDAGKPLSEIYPFVQGTRLGKLVLTEPDPKDLAESCQLVFLAVPHGAAMDTAAELLAAGLRVVDLSADFRLRDPSVYAQWYALQHRHPALIDEAVYGLPERYADKIAKARLIANPGCYPTSVILGLWPALAAGLIDPEDIVCDSKSGASGAGRKPGTATLFCEIHDSFRAYSLAKHRHTPEIEQELGFVAGRDMTVSFNPHILPIDRGILSTIYAKLKGGVTQEGVRGVYERHYADHGWVRVLPSGKLPETRFVRGTMFCDIGLVVDPRTDRLIICSAIDNVCRGASGQALACANLMLGLDMGEGLALSPFMP from the coding sequence ATGTCCAGGATTCCCGTCGGGCTGGTGGGCGTCACCGGCTACACAGGCATGGAACTGGCCAGGCTGCTGGCCGTGCACCCCTCGCTCGAACTGGTGCGGGCCACCTCGCGCACGGACGCGGGTAAGCCCCTGTCCGAGATCTATCCGTTCGTGCAGGGCACCCGCCTGGGCAAGCTGGTCCTGACCGAGCCCGACCCCAAGGACCTGGCGGAGTCCTGCCAGCTGGTGTTTCTGGCCGTGCCCCACGGGGCGGCCATGGATACCGCCGCCGAACTGTTGGCCGCCGGCCTGCGGGTGGTGGACCTCTCCGCCGACTTCCGCCTGCGCGACCCCTCGGTCTACGCCCAGTGGTACGCCCTGCAGCACCGCCATCCGGCCCTCATCGACGAAGCCGTGTACGGCCTACCCGAGCGCTACGCCGACAAGATCGCCAAGGCCCGGCTCATCGCCAACCCCGGCTGCTACCCCACGTCGGTGATTCTGGGGCTCTGGCCCGCCCTGGCCGCCGGGCTCATCGACCCCGAGGACATCGTGTGCGACTCCAAGTCCGGCGCTTCCGGGGCCGGGCGCAAGCCGGGCACGGCCACGCTCTTCTGCGAGATCCACGACTCCTTCCGGGCCTACTCGCTGGCCAAGCACCGCCACACCCCCGAAATCGAGCAGGAGCTGGGCTTCGTGGCCGGACGCGACATGACCGTGTCCTTCAACCCGCACATCCTGCCCATCGACCGGGGCATTCTCTCCACCATCTACGCCAAGCTCAAGGGCGGCGTGACCCAGGAGGGCGTGCGCGGGGTCTACGAGCGCCACTACGCCGACCACGGCTGGGTGCGGGTGCTGCCCTCGGGCAAGCTGCCCGAGACGCGCTTCGTGCGGGGGACCATGTTCTGCGACATCGGCCTCGTGGTCGATCCGCGCACGGACCGGCTCATCATCTGCTCGGCCATCGACAACGTGTGCCGGGGCGCGTCCGGACAGGCCCTGGCCTGCGCCAACCTGATGCTGGGCCTGGACATGGGCGAGGGCCTGGCCCTGTCGCCCTTCATGCCCTAG
- a CDS encoding pirin family protein: protein MIRRIPAATRHYSDFNWLRTYWLFSFSDYYDPDNIQFGALRVFNDDVVAPGTGFPTHPHREMEIVTIPLSGEITHADSMGNRTVIKAGEVQRMSAGTGLTHSEYNLGHEPAHFYQIWFFPDVLGAEPSYDQREFEEASWHNHLRPVASGQGIPGVVTFQTDATIYRAALDAGTTLRFDCDESRRVFIYLATGRLTVDDVMAVQGDQVRVDLQTAVILKAVEETEIVLIDSPSCKGFGYDGRTLRGVAAR from the coding sequence ATGATCCGTCGCATACCGGCGGCTACCCGCCACTACTCTGACTTCAACTGGCTGAGGACCTACTGGCTGTTCTCGTTCTCGGACTACTACGACCCGGACAACATCCAGTTCGGGGCCCTGCGCGTGTTCAACGACGACGTGGTGGCCCCGGGAACGGGCTTTCCCACCCACCCGCACCGGGAGATGGAGATCGTGACCATCCCGCTCTCGGGCGAGATCACCCATGCGGACTCCATGGGCAACCGCACGGTGATCAAGGCGGGCGAGGTGCAGCGCATGAGCGCGGGCACGGGGCTGACCCACTCCGAGTACAACCTGGGGCACGAACCGGCGCACTTTTACCAGATATGGTTCTTCCCGGACGTGCTGGGCGCCGAGCCCTCCTACGACCAGCGAGAGTTCGAGGAGGCGTCCTGGCACAACCACCTGCGCCCGGTGGCCTCGGGCCAGGGGATTCCCGGCGTGGTCACCTTCCAGACCGACGCCACCATCTACCGGGCGGCCCTGGACGCGGGCACCACCCTGCGCTTCGACTGCGACGAGTCGCGCCGGGTGTTCATCTACCTGGCGACCGGGCGGCTCACGGTGGACGACGTCATGGCCGTGCAGGGCGACCAGGTGCGGGTGGACCTGCAGACAGCGGTCATCCTCAAGGCCGTGGAGGAGACGGAGATCGTGCTCATAGACTCACCCTCCTGCAAGGGCTTCGGCTACGACGGGCGCACCCTCAGGGGAGTCGCGGCGCGCTAG